A region of Necator americanus strain Aroian chromosome I, whole genome shotgun sequence DNA encodes the following proteins:
- a CDS encoding hypothetical protein (NECATOR_CHRI.G2363.T1): protein MAGLEDEKRRTKFRQRVSIHVGVRTRGKLSSANSVTKCIQDAAKETLPVLLPRKKFAFASAETKSMYIPVFVALSTDDFNREKRLTRKLRLQPQQDRDNEWTSRAKEFEKAWEDKNNPRKAYALLKQYSDKMKRCSPVLNTANRVAVGEATFPIYRDHFKTLLNRQAPSAPELEHVYRPTYEVYEETSTESEVLVCTQRMKNGKSGGDDGISAEMLKYLPPSGIREMTKIIQYG from the coding sequence atggcaggtctggaAGATGAAAAacgcagaacgaaattccgccaacgggtgtctattcatgttggtgTACGAACCAGGGGGAAGCTTAGCAGTGCGAATTCCGTCAcgaagtgcatccaggacgccgCAAAGGAAACACTCCctgttctattgccgcggaagaagtttgcctttgcatctgcggaaacaaaatccatgtACATTCCTGTATTTGTCGCGCTCAGCACTGATGACTTCAACCGGGAAAAGCGTCTTACAAGGAAGTTGCGTCTTCAAccgcaacaagaccgcgataacgaatggacgtcaagagcgaaggagtttgaaaaggcgtgggaggacaagaacaacccgcggaaagcctatgctttactaaaacagtatagcgacaaaatgaaaagatgttctcctgtccttaacactgccaatagagtggctgtcggtgaagcaacctttCCAATTTACAgagatcacttcaagaccttgttgaaccggcaagcaccatcagctcctgaactcgagcacgtttatagaccgacatatgagGTTTACGAGGAAACatcgaccgagtcggaggttctggtctgtacccaaaggatgaagaatggaaaatctggcggagacgacgggattagcgcagaaatgctaaaatatcttcctccgtctgggattcgtgagatgacaaagatcattcaatatggataa
- a CDS encoding hypothetical protein (NECATOR_CHRI.G2363.T2) translates to MNANPKMGLEQQSDVPGKWYYSAERTSDNGDRLVDLCEQAGLIESSLSTPEEQRKRKKTRKLQLDHVLARNIPQSDIRVVWDDAFDSNHRSVLLRFKIRFHKRNRGVPLQTKIDMAGLEDEKRRTKFRQRVSIHVGVRTRGKLSSANSVTKCIQDAAKETLPVLLPRKKFAFASAETKSMYIPVFVALSTDDFNREKRLTRKLRLQPQQDRDNEWTSRAKEFEKAWEDKNNPRKAYALLKQYSDKMKRCSPVLNTANRVAVGEATFPIYRDHFKTLLNRQAPSAPELEHVYRPTYEVYEETSTESEVLVCTQRMKNGKSGGDDGISAEMLKYLPPSGIREMTKIIQYG, encoded by the exons ATGAACGCAAAtccgaagatgggactcgaacagcaatccgatgtgccaggaaaatggtattattcagcggagcgcacgtcggacaatggtgaccgtctggtcgacttgtgcgaacaggcGGGCCTCATC GAGTCAAGCCTTtcaacgcctgaagagcagcgcaagcggaagaagACAcgtaaacttcagctcgaccatgttctggcgaggaacattcctcagtcagatatccgagtTGTTTGGGACGACGCGTTCGACTCTAACCACcgttcagttcttctcagattcaaaatacggttccacaagagaaaccgaggagttcctctccaaacgaaaatcgacatggcaggtctggaAGATGAAAAacgcagaacgaaattccgccaacgggtgtctattcatgttggtgTACGAACCAGGGGGAAGCTTAGCAGTGCGAATTCCGTCAcgaagtgcatccaggacgccgCAAAGGAAACACTCCctgttctattgccgcggaagaagtttgcctttgcatctgcggaaacaaaatccatgtACATTCCTGTATTTGTCGCGCTCAGCACTGATGACTTCAACCGGGAAAAGCGTCTTACAAGGAAGTTGCGTCTTCAAccgcaacaagaccgcgataacgaatggacgtcaagagcgaaggagtttgaaaaggcgtgggaggacaagaacaacccgcggaaagcctatgctttactaaaacagtatagcgacaaaatgaaaagatgttctcctgtccttaacactgccaatagagtggctgtcggtgaagcaacctttCCAATTTACAgagatcacttcaagaccttgttgaaccggcaagcaccatcagctcctgaactcgagcacgtttatagaccgacatatgagGTTTACGAGGAAACatcgaccgagtcggaggttctggtctgtacccaaaggatgaagaatggaaaatctggcggagacgacgggattagcgcagaaatgctaaaatatcttcctccgtctgggattcgtgagatgacaaagatcattcaatatggataa
- a CDS encoding hypothetical protein (NECATOR_CHRI.G2361.T1) — MARGRYEHLAPPSKVAEVNRLRFFGHILRRSADRLVQRVLRSLSYSSWKKPPKTEVLDIGGERGPEDTQCG, encoded by the coding sequence ATGGCACGTGGAAGATAtgaacatcttgcaccgccatcgaaggTGGCtgaagtaaatcgtcttcgtttctttggtcatatattaaggagatctgcagatcgccttgttcaacgagtcctgaggagtttgtcgtattcgagctggaagaagccaccgaaaacggaagttttggacattggtggtgaaagaggacctgaggacacccagtgtggatag
- a CDS encoding hypothetical protein (NECATOR_CHRI.G2362.T1) codes for MNQRTNVDVPTPAGCKTPFEVVTGVRQRAVAGTFLFNFAINDIMRRRVDKCPADIILASSGCPLTDIEYAEDVVIFAESSTKL; via the coding sequence atgaatcaacgaacaaatGTTGACGTTccaacaccagccggatgtaaaacaccgtttgaggtggtaactggagtaagacaaagggcagtggcaggaACCTTCCtcttcaatttcgccatcaacgacattatgcgaagaagaGTAGATAAAtgtcctgccgatatcatCCTAGCATCATCAGGATGCCCCTTGACCGATATCGAGTACGCTGaagatgttgttatattcgcggaaagcagtacgaaactttaa